The Bacillus sp. Y1 genome has a window encoding:
- a CDS encoding LacI family DNA-binding transcriptional regulator: MATTIKDIAKAAGVSVTTVSRALNGYSDVSEKTRKKIMTLAKELNYSPNTLARGLVMNVSKTIGLLVSGLNRESEKDQIIFSILSGINSSASESDYDLVVFNTNSSKQREKTYTQLCRERRVDGVIIQGIKTDDPYLLEVVESDIPCVLIDIPVHSDNVGYVTTDNVAGAKKAVEHLIELGHRNIAMVNGHSKAFVSKKRLEGYKMALEESNIPVKQEWIYDGKFEEHSASVVAKELLIKHPDISAIFCASDLMALGVITSAKELGLRVPEDVSIVGYDDILLASYATPPLTTISQNFYQLGFQAGQLLTNMLDGKTEPQVITLGTKLVVRGSTSTKSF; the protein is encoded by the coding sequence ATGGCTACAACAATTAAAGATATAGCAAAAGCAGCTGGAGTATCTGTGACTACAGTTTCCAGAGCATTAAATGGTTATTCAGATGTTAGTGAGAAAACAAGGAAAAAGATTATGACTCTTGCAAAGGAGCTAAATTACAGTCCTAATACTCTCGCAAGAGGACTTGTAATGAATGTCTCCAAAACAATTGGTTTATTAGTATCCGGTTTGAACCGGGAAAGTGAAAAGGACCAAATTATTTTTTCTATCCTATCAGGAATCAACTCATCTGCGTCAGAGAGTGACTATGATTTAGTGGTCTTTAACACGAATTCTTCCAAGCAACGTGAAAAGACGTACACTCAACTTTGCAGAGAACGAAGGGTAGATGGAGTCATCATTCAAGGAATTAAAACAGATGATCCGTATCTGTTGGAAGTCGTCGAAAGTGATATTCCCTGCGTTTTGATTGATATTCCTGTTCACTCCGATAATGTTGGTTACGTTACAACTGATAATGTGGCAGGAGCCAAAAAAGCTGTTGAGCATTTGATTGAGCTTGGACATCGAAATATTGCTATGGTTAATGGGCACAGTAAAGCTTTTGTTAGCAAGAAACGCTTAGAAGGCTATAAAATGGCATTAGAGGAGTCCAATATCCCAGTGAAGCAAGAGTGGATTTATGATGGGAAGTTTGAAGAGCATTCGGCTTCAGTCGTAGCCAAGGAACTTCTAATAAAACATCCAGATATTAGTGCTATTTTTTGTGCAAGTGATTTAATGGCATTAGGAGTCATTACATCTGCGAAGGAATTAGGATTGCGAGTACCTGAGGATGTTTCAATTGTAGGATACGATGATATCTTACTTGCTTCATATGCAACACCACCTTTAACTACGATTTCACAAAATTTTTATCAGTTAGGCTTTCAAGCAGGTCAGCTATTAACTAATATGCTTGATGGGAAAACGGAACCACAGGTCATAACGCTAGGAACGAAGTTAGTTGTAAGAGGGTCAACCTCAACAAAAAGCTTCTAG
- a CDS encoding carbohydrate kinase family protein encodes MTTNSSVFCIGELLIDFFCTDVDVNLIDGKNFEKQAGGAPANVCAAIVKLGGKAQFSGKVGNDPFGYFLKQTLENCHVDTSLLLFDQAHPTTQAFVSLKADGERDFIFNRGADAFVTEEELDKESLMMNQILHFGSATALLNEPFRSTYINLMREAKERGKFLSFDPNYRSSLWKGRVDHFKEWSRQGMSIADFVKVSEEELRILAGMDDVKEGIVALHQMGVKVLAVTLGAEGTLVSNGQKCEMVPSIKVTSIDSTGAGDAFVGATLYQLSIFENPTLVLEDFEQLKKVISYSNIVGALVCTKVGAISALPTEDEVKGLINENRKKFIYL; translated from the coding sequence ATGACAACCAATTCATCGGTGTTTTGTATAGGGGAATTACTGATTGATTTTTTCTGTACAGATGTGGACGTGAACTTAATAGACGGAAAAAATTTCGAAAAACAGGCAGGTGGGGCTCCGGCTAATGTTTGTGCGGCCATCGTGAAGCTAGGGGGAAAAGCACAGTTTTCTGGCAAAGTTGGAAATGATCCGTTTGGATATTTTTTAAAGCAAACATTAGAGAATTGCCATGTAGATACCTCCTTACTATTATTCGATCAGGCTCATCCAACGACACAAGCATTTGTTTCCTTGAAGGCAGATGGGGAAAGAGATTTTATTTTCAACCGAGGTGCAGATGCGTTTGTAACAGAGGAAGAATTGGATAAAGAGAGCCTCATGATGAATCAAATTCTTCACTTCGGTTCCGCAACTGCCCTGTTAAATGAACCATTTCGATCTACGTATATCAACCTAATGAGGGAGGCAAAGGAAAGAGGAAAGTTCCTCTCGTTCGATCCAAACTATAGGTCATCACTATGGAAAGGAAGAGTCGATCATTTCAAAGAATGGTCAAGGCAAGGAATGTCTATCGCTGACTTTGTAAAAGTGAGTGAGGAAGAATTAAGAATCCTAGCAGGGATGGACGATGTAAAGGAAGGAATTGTTGCTTTGCATCAAATGGGAGTCAAAGTTTTGGCTGTCACCTTAGGGGCAGAAGGAACATTGGTTTCCAATGGACAGAAGTGTGAGATGGTTCCTAGCATAAAAGTCACATCCATTGATTCAACGGGAGCGGGAGATGCTTTTGTAGGAGCAACTCTCTACCAGTTATCTATCTTTGAAAATCCTACGCTTGTTTTAGAAGACTTTGAGCAATTAAAAAAAGTGATTTCTTACAGCAACATCGTTGGTGCATTGGTTTGTACGAAAGTGGGAGCTATATCAGCTTTGCCGACCGAGGACGAAGTGAAAGGTTTGATTAATGAGAACCGAAAAAAATTCATTTATTTGTAA
- a CDS encoding amylo-alpha-1,6-glucosidase yields MDYRVIKEDDLFLLTDEKGDIPVDHMYGLGLYTKDTRFLSKLKLFINGEEPILLASEAVENYLAKIMLTNPHIEKDGELILWRESVEIERTRFISKGILYETIRLKNYFPKSIEFDLSVELDVDFKDMFIVRGFQSGKVGKRIGQKVEDHSMTFSYIGADDVERQTKVTWDKTAKEIDPAGCVTFHFNLEHEQEETIQLIIRPDVGSPSNTQFLTKEEALRQLKDSYHKWEEATTKVETDYVPLQKLIDRGIGDLRVLLTDLGYGLFPVAGLPWFGVPFGRDSLIAALQMLSFNPEIAKGTLRTLAQYQGTKLAPWRDEQPGKIMHEIRFGELANTNQIPFTPYYGTIDATPLFLILLTEYVNWTGDFEFVEEMQEVIENALIWIDEYGDRDGDLFVEYHQESSKGIANQGWKDSGDSIVHRDGEYAKTPIALAEVQGYVYQAKMGIANLYESSGKVDAAANLREQAYQLKIKFDQEFWMEDVGFYAIALDENKKQVGTITSNPGHVLQAGMLDEERTKAVVNTLVSAKMFSGYGIRTMGEGEAGYNPISYHDGSVWPHDNSMILLGMSKAGYQEQANKVIDGLISASNYFEYERLPELFCGYSDSIGKPVKYPVACSPQAWAAGTPLVFVQTLLGLFPDGFKKEITISPKLLSGMNILTAKNIRVGGGILSLQVTRKQDEEYEITILENSSEYLAVCK; encoded by the coding sequence ATGGATTACCGAGTGATTAAAGAGGACGATTTATTTTTACTAACAGATGAAAAAGGTGATATTCCAGTCGATCACATGTATGGATTAGGACTGTATACGAAGGACACTCGTTTTCTTAGTAAGCTAAAGTTATTTATTAATGGAGAAGAGCCTATCCTTCTAGCATCAGAGGCTGTGGAAAATTATTTGGCAAAAATCATGTTAACCAACCCACATATAGAAAAAGACGGGGAACTCATACTGTGGAGAGAATCTGTAGAAATTGAAAGAACTCGCTTCATTTCTAAAGGTATTCTTTATGAAACGATTCGACTAAAAAATTATTTTCCTAAATCCATAGAATTCGATTTATCAGTCGAACTGGATGTTGATTTCAAAGATATGTTTATTGTGAGAGGTTTTCAATCAGGTAAGGTGGGAAAACGGATTGGCCAGAAAGTGGAAGATCATTCAATGACTTTTTCTTATATTGGAGCAGATGACGTTGAACGCCAGACAAAGGTTACCTGGGACAAAACAGCAAAGGAAATTGATCCAGCCGGGTGTGTAACCTTCCACTTTAACCTAGAGCATGAACAAGAGGAAACGATACAATTAATTATTCGTCCAGATGTAGGATCACCGTCTAATACACAATTTCTTACAAAGGAAGAGGCATTGCGACAGTTAAAAGATTCCTATCATAAGTGGGAAGAGGCTACGACTAAAGTTGAGACAGATTATGTACCGCTTCAAAAGTTAATAGATCGTGGAATTGGAGATCTTCGGGTTCTACTTACAGACTTAGGTTACGGCTTATTTCCGGTTGCAGGTCTTCCTTGGTTCGGCGTTCCGTTTGGCCGTGATAGTTTAATTGCTGCCCTACAAATGCTTTCTTTTAACCCTGAGATAGCGAAAGGAACACTTCGGACTTTGGCACAATATCAAGGAACAAAATTAGCCCCTTGGAGAGATGAGCAACCAGGAAAAATCATGCATGAAATCCGATTCGGGGAATTAGCCAACACCAACCAAATTCCATTTACTCCTTATTACGGGACCATTGATGCAACACCATTATTCCTCATTTTATTAACGGAATATGTGAACTGGACAGGTGATTTTGAGTTTGTAGAGGAAATGCAGGAAGTGATTGAAAACGCTTTAATTTGGATTGATGAGTACGGAGACCGCGATGGTGATCTATTCGTGGAATATCATCAAGAATCAAGTAAGGGAATTGCGAATCAAGGTTGGAAAGATTCTGGGGACTCCATCGTCCACCGGGACGGAGAGTATGCAAAAACGCCCATTGCTCTTGCTGAAGTACAGGGCTATGTTTACCAAGCAAAGATGGGAATAGCTAATCTTTATGAATCCAGCGGTAAAGTGGATGCTGCTGCCAATCTTCGAGAACAGGCGTACCAGCTAAAAATAAAGTTTGATCAAGAGTTTTGGATGGAAGATGTAGGTTTCTACGCTATTGCTCTAGATGAGAATAAAAAGCAGGTTGGTACGATTACTTCCAACCCAGGACATGTGTTACAAGCGGGGATGCTTGATGAAGAAAGAACAAAAGCAGTCGTAAATACACTCGTTTCCGCGAAAATGTTTTCAGGATATGGAATCCGTACAATGGGTGAGGGGGAAGCGGGGTATAACCCAATTAGCTATCATGATGGAAGTGTGTGGCCACATGATAACAGCATGATTCTCCTTGGTATGAGTAAAGCAGGTTATCAAGAACAAGCCAATAAGGTGATTGATGGGTTAATTTCAGCGTCCAACTACTTTGAATATGAGCGCTTGCCAGAGCTTTTCTGCGGGTACTCTGATTCAATTGGTAAACCAGTGAAATACCCAGTAGCTTGCTCTCCACAAGCATGGGCAGCAGGTACACCGCTTGTATTTGTACAAACGCTATTAGGTTTGTTTCCAGATGGTTTTAAGAAGGAGATTACTATTTCTCCTAAACTATTAAGCGGGATGAATATTTTAACGGCGAAAAACATTCGTGTAGGTGGAGGAATTCTATCTCTACAGGTTACGAGAAAACAGGACGAAGAATACGAGATTACTATATTGGAAAATTCATCTGAGTATCTAGCTGTCTGTAAATAG
- a CDS encoding ABC transporter substrate-binding protein, producing the protein MKKAKKVAAVTLAALLIASGCSNKSSETASKEYNLKDVSFPLKEKVTLSFMTQSSPLAPKDPNEKLIYQRLEEETGVNIKWKNYTSDVFVEKRNLAMASGDLPDAIIDAGYGDYDLLKLAKDGAIVPVEDLIEKYMPNLQKVLEAAPEYKAMMTAPDGHIYSFPWIEELGAGKESIHSVDDLPWINVEWLNKLGLEMPTTTEELKEVLIAFKTQDPNGNGKADEIPMSFINKPGGEDLAFLFGSFGLGENWDHTVVTNDGKVTFTASDEGYKEGIKFLNELYAEGLIDIEAFEQDWNTYIAKGKDNRYGLYFTWDKANITGMNDKYDVMKPLAGPDGHVNVARTNGMGFDRGRMVITSSNKNLELTAKWIDELYDPIQSVQNNWGTYGDEKQQNIFEYDEAANMLKHLPLEGTAPVELRQKTNIGGPLAILDEYYGTVTTKPDDAAWRLGVLKDVMVPHMQAENIYPRVFFSIEDLDRLTAIETDMFAFVMRKRAEWIQNGKVEKEWDSYLKELDRLGLQDWLEIKQAGYDRNQ; encoded by the coding sequence ATGAAAAAAGCAAAAAAGGTTGCTGCCGTCACCTTAGCGGCTTTATTAATAGCTTCTGGCTGCAGCAATAAAAGCAGTGAAACTGCATCGAAAGAGTATAACTTAAAGGATGTGAGCTTCCCGCTTAAAGAAAAAGTCACACTAAGCTTTATGACACAAAGCTCACCGCTTGCTCCAAAGGATCCGAATGAAAAATTAATTTATCAACGTCTCGAAGAAGAGACAGGTGTCAATATCAAGTGGAAAAACTACACGTCCGATGTGTTTGTGGAAAAGAGAAACCTTGCGATGGCGAGTGGAGATTTACCAGATGCCATCATTGATGCAGGGTATGGAGACTATGATCTTTTAAAACTAGCAAAGGACGGTGCCATTGTACCGGTTGAAGACTTAATTGAGAAGTATATGCCGAATCTGCAAAAGGTTCTTGAGGCAGCACCAGAGTATAAAGCGATGATGACGGCTCCAGATGGTCATATCTATTCATTTCCATGGATTGAGGAGCTCGGGGCTGGAAAAGAAAGCATTCACTCTGTTGATGATCTTCCATGGATTAACGTTGAATGGCTAAATAAATTAGGTCTAGAAATGCCAACCACAACAGAAGAGTTGAAAGAAGTATTAATTGCTTTTAAAACACAGGACCCGAATGGAAATGGAAAAGCTGATGAAATTCCGATGTCATTTATTAATAAGCCAGGTGGAGAAGACTTAGCTTTCTTGTTTGGATCTTTTGGCCTTGGTGAGAACTGGGATCATACAGTTGTTACGAATGATGGAAAGGTTACCTTCACTGCTTCCGATGAAGGGTATAAGGAAGGAATCAAATTTTTAAATGAATTATACGCAGAAGGGTTAATTGATATTGAGGCGTTTGAGCAAGATTGGAATACGTACATCGCCAAAGGAAAAGACAATCGCTACGGTCTTTACTTCACATGGGATAAGGCAAATATCACGGGTATGAACGATAAATACGATGTTATGAAACCACTTGCTGGTCCAGATGGGCATGTGAACGTGGCAAGAACAAATGGTATGGGCTTTGACCGCGGAAGAATGGTTATTACGAGTTCCAATAAAAATCTTGAGTTAACAGCAAAGTGGATTGATGAGCTGTACGATCCGATTCAGTCTGTACAAAATAACTGGGGAACGTACGGAGACGAAAAGCAACAGAACATCTTTGAATACGACGAAGCGGCAAATATGCTAAAGCACTTACCTTTAGAAGGTACGGCACCAGTAGAGTTAAGACAAAAGACAAATATTGGTGGACCATTGGCCATCCTAGATGAGTACTACGGTACGGTAACAACAAAGCCAGATGATGCTGCATGGAGATTAGGTGTGTTGAAGGACGTTATGGTTCCTCATATGCAAGCAGAAAATATTTATCCTAGAGTGTTCTTCTCAATTGAAGACCTTGATCGTTTAACGGCAATTGAAACGGATATGTTTGCTTTCGTAATGAGAAAACGAGCAGAGTGGATTCAAAATGGAAAAGTGGAAAAAGAATGGGATAGCTACCTAAAAGAGCTTGACCGACTAGGCTTACAAGATTGGCTAGAAATTAAGCAAGCAGGTTATGACAGAAATCAGTAA
- a CDS encoding glycoside hydrolase family 32 protein yields the protein MIKTRYKEKHRPQYHYSPEEKWMNDPNGMVFFEGEYHLFYQHHPFGTTWGPMHWGHAVSKDLIHWEQLPIALHPDEHGTIFSGSAVVDWNDTTGFFDGKAGLVAIYTSHDSYPDSERPRQRQSLAYSKDNGRTWIKYEGNPVLSDEEITDYRDPKVFWHMESNKWVMILATGQTVTLYTSCNLIEWEFASEFGHQAGSHDGVWECPDLFELPVDGDESNKRWVMLVSIGDNPAFPEGSRTQYFIGQFDGKTFVNEHSDGTTLWLDFGRDNYAGVSWSDVPEDDGRRIYIGWMSNWRYANLLPTEGWRSAMTLPRELFLTTTEEGVRVVQKVVSEIQVLRNESEVIEEVSLAPNNPIHCDLLSSLMEVNISFEKRDSTSFGVIFENSIQEKVIIQYDTVVEKLTVDRVNAGINHFSDSFAAIQEAIVKTENNQIHLQIWLDTSSIEVFANDGKSVCTSLVYPNQPYNKMVIFSKNGTTNISSLVLTELSSIWEK from the coding sequence ATGATTAAAACACGATATAAAGAAAAACATCGACCTCAATATCATTATTCCCCTGAAGAAAAGTGGATGAATGACCCAAATGGAATGGTGTTCTTTGAAGGAGAATACCATTTGTTCTATCAACATCATCCATTTGGCACTACTTGGGGACCGATGCACTGGGGGCATGCAGTGAGTAAAGATTTGATTCATTGGGAGCAGCTTCCCATTGCGTTGCATCCGGATGAGCATGGCACGATTTTTTCTGGAAGTGCAGTGGTCGATTGGAATGATACGACGGGCTTCTTTGATGGAAAAGCAGGATTAGTAGCTATATATACGAGCCATGATTCGTATCCAGATTCTGAGAGACCAAGACAACGCCAAAGCCTGGCATACAGCAAAGATAACGGACGAACATGGATAAAATACGAAGGAAATCCCGTACTTTCAGACGAGGAGATTACTGATTACCGAGATCCAAAGGTATTTTGGCACATGGAGTCCAACAAGTGGGTGATGATTTTAGCGACTGGTCAAACAGTTACCCTTTATACTTCTTGTAATTTAATAGAATGGGAGTTTGCTAGTGAATTTGGCCATCAAGCAGGTTCACATGATGGAGTGTGGGAATGCCCAGATTTATTCGAACTACCTGTAGACGGTGACGAAAGCAATAAGCGATGGGTGATGCTTGTTAGCATTGGAGATAATCCAGCATTTCCAGAAGGTTCCCGAACACAATATTTCATTGGGCAATTTGATGGAAAGACATTCGTGAATGAACATAGTGATGGTACGACACTTTGGCTAGATTTTGGCAGAGATAACTATGCTGGGGTGAGCTGGTCGGATGTACCTGAGGATGATGGTAGAAGAATTTATATCGGCTGGATGAGCAATTGGCGGTATGCAAACTTACTCCCAACCGAGGGGTGGCGTAGTGCGATGACATTGCCTAGAGAACTTTTCCTCACTACTACTGAGGAGGGAGTTCGGGTGGTGCAGAAGGTTGTGTCAGAGATTCAAGTATTGCGAAATGAGAGTGAAGTTATTGAGGAAGTATCGCTTGCACCGAACAACCCCATTCATTGTGACCTGCTTAGTAGCTTAATGGAAGTAAATATCTCCTTTGAAAAAAGAGATTCTACTTCTTTTGGAGTCATCTTTGAAAATTCGATTCAGGAAAAAGTCATCATTCAGTATGATACGGTAGTCGAAAAGCTAACCGTTGACAGGGTGAATGCAGGAATCAATCATTTCTCTGACTCATTTGCTGCGATACAGGAAGCAATTGTAAAAACAGAGAACAACCAAATACACTTACAAATTTGGCTAGACACATCTTCCATAGAGGTATTTGCCAATGATGGAAAGTCTGTTTGCACAAGCTTAGTCTATCCGAATCAACCATATAACAAGATGGTCATCTTTTCAAAGAATGGAACAACAAATATCTCTTCATTAGTACTTACTGAGCTTTCCTCCATTTGGGAGAAATGA
- a CDS encoding GH32 C-terminal domain-containing protein, translating to MKPTFIKKASVFFVAILLASSVGTFVSHPTAGLATEPKEGATILESGLQANTNLTGWQVKGKGSLEDTQQGLLLTSEPNENVMAISSVTSQDFIYEADIQVIDRNADATLVFRSNEDGWDSYMLQIVPNAGIIRLRDARDEAKLKAEYPVTLQEGGIYHLKVKVVDDNIKVYWGNKYEPVIDVNNATYEKGFLGLNVWNGSALFQNVKVSDLSTNLGSSLVKEGTWEPSIHGLKGIAVDGVKAKNIFHTSESDFVLEGNISFNQQQSEVALAFRANELGTEGYEAALIKAGNTVKAQLKKMDGTILKTSEIAYPSQEDSKHHLEVIANGDQIELYVDGYSESAVTISDKTYSTGMVGFMVTSGSAAFQDVYVVPTTNYYKEKYRPDYHYTPARGSVSDPNGLVYYEGEYHLFHQDGGTWAHAVSTDLVNWKRLPIALPWNDHGHVWSGSAIADTNNASGLFTHTGGKGLIAYYTSFNPDGWNGNQRIGLAYSTDQGRTWKYSTEHPIVIENPGKNGDDPGGWDFRDPKVVRDAANNRWVMVVSGGDHIRFFTSTNLIDWTLTDNFGYGDYVRGGVWECPDLFELQVDGTGEKKWVLMISTGANPKTQGSDAEYFIGHLTADGKFVNDNAAGKVLKTDYGKEFYASMSFANMPDNRRVMMAWMTNWDYPFAFPTTGWKGELSIPREVRLVNTEEGIRLAQAPIRELQSIRNTIFETQNKIIHPTNASNLLKGLSSGAFEIEAELEIPTNSHTTEFGFQVREGANEKTVVGYKPAENQVFVNRAESGETDFSSSFSTVHEAPLKPENKHIKLNIFVDDSSIEVFANDGKAVISDVIFPDPSSRSMSFYTEGGEVNVLSLKVHSLANTWTEDKTETTKIVMDTKQREMSKGEDLTLFASVETGKGKSTQPIKWKSSNPNVVSIASSTNSKAVLKAGSKGEAVITAFTPNGKTSESVVVRVFEGEFYTNLSGWKSDISSSKWTVTENGIRGTYTSDANYVAAEKAGDFTYEADMMLGESGGAGSILFRASDDGRSGYYFNLDPNMRAFRLFYKIDGRFEDRMVLGRVPAFIQPGKTYKVKIEAKGPQIVITVDGQKIMDIKDGTFAEGHFGVNVFGGQASYQNVKVSQMTDANLTVTSFTNKATGQAIYTATSQNGEQVTISDADNATNWTLVPTGDEYGSYSIRTKGGKALDYDTGQNKIQLYDYLGYNNQRWVISKNDNGTIRITSVHNGKALEISKDRRLILNDWNPEEEGQQWISSTGIK from the coding sequence ATGAAACCAACTTTCATAAAAAAGGCTTCTGTATTTTTTGTAGCTATACTACTTGCTTCCTCAGTAGGAACTTTTGTTAGTCACCCTACGGCAGGATTGGCAACTGAGCCGAAGGAGGGGGCAACAATTTTAGAAAGTGGATTACAAGCAAATACGAATCTAACAGGCTGGCAAGTGAAAGGAAAAGGGTCATTAGAAGACACGCAACAGGGATTATTGCTGACCTCAGAACCAAATGAGAATGTAATGGCTATCTCAAGTGTTACTTCTCAAGATTTTATTTATGAAGCAGATATACAAGTCATTGATAGGAATGCAGACGCGACGTTAGTCTTTCGTTCGAATGAAGATGGTTGGGACTCTTATATGCTCCAAATTGTCCCGAATGCGGGAATAATTCGACTCCGCGATGCACGTGACGAAGCAAAGTTAAAAGCAGAATATCCAGTCACACTGCAAGAGGGGGGAATCTATCATCTGAAGGTAAAGGTGGTAGACGACAATATTAAAGTATATTGGGGTAATAAATATGAGCCCGTTATTGATGTGAACAATGCCACCTATGAGAAGGGGTTTCTTGGACTGAACGTCTGGAATGGATCCGCATTGTTTCAAAATGTAAAGGTTAGTGATCTTTCTACTAATCTAGGTTCTTCTCTTGTAAAGGAAGGAACTTGGGAACCATCCATTCATGGCTTAAAAGGAATAGCTGTTGATGGTGTAAAAGCGAAAAATATTTTTCATACGAGTGAAAGTGACTTTGTTCTTGAAGGAAATATTTCTTTTAATCAGCAACAATCAGAAGTAGCACTAGCCTTTCGAGCAAATGAATTAGGAACAGAGGGATATGAGGCTGCTCTAATTAAGGCAGGAAACACGGTTAAAGCACAATTGAAGAAGATGGATGGAACGATTCTGAAAACCTCTGAAATTGCGTATCCTTCCCAAGAAGATAGCAAACATCATCTAGAGGTTATTGCAAACGGTGATCAAATCGAGCTTTATGTGGATGGATATTCAGAGTCAGCTGTAACTATTTCGGATAAAACCTATTCAACAGGAATGGTAGGATTCATGGTAACCTCTGGATCTGCAGCCTTCCAAGATGTGTATGTTGTTCCAACAACAAACTATTATAAAGAAAAATATCGACCAGATTATCATTATACTCCAGCTCGTGGCTCTGTTAGTGACCCGAATGGGCTTGTCTATTACGAAGGTGAATATCATTTATTCCACCAAGATGGCGGGACTTGGGCTCATGCTGTAAGTACGGATTTGGTAAATTGGAAACGACTTCCTATTGCGCTACCGTGGAATGATCACGGTCATGTTTGGTCAGGTTCAGCTATTGCGGATACGAATAATGCTTCCGGTCTTTTCACTCATACGGGTGGAAAAGGGCTAATTGCTTACTACACTTCGTTTAATCCGGATGGATGGAATGGCAACCAACGAATTGGTCTAGCATATAGCACGGATCAGGGACGAACTTGGAAATATTCAACGGAACACCCGATTGTGATTGAAAACCCAGGTAAGAATGGGGACGACCCGGGTGGCTGGGACTTCCGCGATCCAAAGGTGGTACGTGATGCGGCCAATAATCGGTGGGTGATGGTTGTATCAGGAGGAGATCATATTCGTTTCTTTACGTCCACCAATTTAATAGATTGGACACTTACTGATAATTTCGGATATGGAGATTATGTTCGTGGGGGTGTGTGGGAGTGTCCCGATCTGTTTGAGCTTCAGGTAGACGGGACAGGAGAGAAAAAGTGGGTTCTCATGATCAGCACGGGAGCAAATCCGAAGACGCAAGGCTCTGATGCAGAGTATTTTATCGGGCATTTAACGGCTGATGGAAAATTCGTCAATGACAATGCAGCAGGAAAGGTACTCAAAACAGATTACGGGAAAGAGTTTTACGCATCGATGTCCTTTGCTAATATGCCAGATAATCGACGTGTGATGATGGCATGGATGACAAACTGGGATTATCCATTTGCTTTTCCAACGACCGGTTGGAAGGGTGAGCTGTCGATTCCGAGGGAAGTCAGACTGGTGAATACGGAGGAAGGAATAAGACTCGCACAAGCTCCGATTAGGGAATTGCAGTCCATTCGAAACACTATTTTTGAAACACAGAACAAAATTATACATCCAACAAATGCTTCGAACCTGCTGAAGGGACTTTCTTCAGGAGCATTTGAGATTGAGGCGGAACTTGAAATACCAACTAACAGTCATACAACTGAATTTGGCTTTCAAGTTCGCGAAGGTGCTAACGAAAAAACAGTTGTGGGATACAAACCAGCGGAAAATCAAGTGTTTGTTAATCGTGCAGAGTCAGGAGAAACAGATTTTTCTAGCTCATTTTCCACTGTACATGAAGCACCTTTAAAACCAGAAAATAAGCATATCAAACTGAATATTTTTGTAGATGATTCGTCCATTGAAGTATTTGCGAATGATGGGAAAGCTGTTATTTCTGATGTTATTTTCCCTGATCCATCCAGTCGTAGCATGAGCTTCTACACCGAGGGCGGAGAAGTGAATGTACTCTCCTTAAAAGTCCATTCTCTTGCTAACACTTGGACGGAAGACAAAACGGAGACTACAAAAATTGTCATGGATACGAAACAAAGAGAGATGAGCAAGGGGGAGGATCTCACGTTATTCGCATCCGTGGAGACTGGAAAAGGAAAGAGTACACAACCAATTAAGTGGAAATCTAGCAATCCGAACGTCGTATCGATAGCCTCCTCTACTAACTCAAAAGCAGTACTTAAAGCCGGAAGCAAAGGAGAAGCGGTTATTACCGCCTTTACCCCAAATGGAAAAACTTCTGAAAGTGTTGTTGTGAGAGTATTTGAAGGTGAGTTTTATACGAATCTTTCTGGATGGAAGTCAGATATCTCTAGTTCCAAATGGACCGTCACAGAAAACGGTATTCGTGGAACATATACAAGTGATGCGAATTATGTCGCTGCTGAAAAGGCTGGAGACTTTACGTATGAGGCTGATATGATGCTAGGGGAATCAGGTGGAGCGGGCTCCATTTTGTTCCGGGCTAGTGACGACGGAAGAAGTGGATATTACTTCAATCTTGATCCGAATATGAGAGCTTTTCGTCTTTTTTACAAAATAGACGGTCGCTTTGAAGATCGAATGGTCCTTGGGAGAGTTCCTGCCTTTATTCAACCTGGGAAAACGTATAAGGTAAAAATTGAAGCAAAAGGTCCTCAGATTGTGATCACAGTTGATGGACAAAAAATCATGGATATAAAGGATGGAACATTTGCAGAAGGACATTTTGGCGTCAATGTATTTGGAGGTCAAGCATCTTATCAGAATGTGAAAGTTAGCCAAATGACAGATGCAAACTTAACGGTAACAAGCTTTACAAATAAAGCAACAGGCCAAGCAATTTATACGGCTACGTCTCAAAATGGAGAGCAAGTGACTATATCCGACGCAGACAATGCAACAAATTGGACGTTGGTTCCGACTGGTGATGAGTATGGTTCGTATTCCATCCGAACCAAGGGTGGCAAAGCACTTGATTATGATACCGGTCAAAATAAAATACAGCTATATGATTATCTTGGCTATAATAATCAGCGTTGGGTCATTTCAAAAAATGATAATGGAACAATAAGAATTACTTCTGTTCATAACGGAAAGGCACTTGAAATATCGAAAGACAGACGTTTGATCCTCAATGATTGGAACCCTGAAGAAGAGGGGCAGCAGTGGATCAGTTCTACTGGGATAAAGTAA